In the Theobroma cacao cultivar B97-61/B2 chromosome 1, Criollo_cocoa_genome_V2, whole genome shotgun sequence genome, one interval contains:
- the LOC18612080 gene encoding F-box/LRR-repeat protein 14 produces MDELPDQLVWEILGRVRKTVDRNSVSLACKRLYELDSEQRISLRVGCGLDPANEALTSLCNRFPNLTKVEITYSGWMSKLGKQMDDQGLLILSGNCPSLSDLTLSYCTFITDMGLRYLASCSKLSALKLNFTPGITGCGILSLVVGCRNLTVLHLIRCLNVTSVEWLEYLGKLKTLEDLSIKNCRAIGEGDLIKLGPSWQKLKRLQFEVDANYRYMKVYDRLAVDRWQRQWIPCENMEELSLVNCIISPGRGLACVLGKCQNLEKIHLDMCVGVRDSDIVSLAQKSSNLRSISLRVPSDFSLPLLMNNPLRLTDESLKAIAQNCLMLETVRISFSDGEFPSFSSFTLNGILSVIQNCPVRELALDHVYSFNDVGMEALCSAQHLETLELVRCQEISDEGLQLVSQFPCLCVLRLSKCLGITDDGFKTLVGSYKLDLLAVEDCPQISERAIHGAARSISFRQDLSWMY; encoded by the coding sequence ATGGATGAGTTACCAGACCAGTTAGTTTGGGAGATTTTAGGCAGGGTTAGGAAAACTGTCGACAGGAACTCTGTTTCCTTAGCGTGTAAACGCCTTTATGAACTGGATAGCGAACAGAGAATTTCTCTTCGAGTTGGTTGTGGATTAGACCCTGCAAATGAAGCTTTGACTTCCCTCTGCAATAGGTTTCCCAACTTAACAAAAGTAGAAATCACTTACTCCGGTTGGATGTCCAAACTGGGCAAACAAATGGATGACCAAGGGCTTTTGATTCTTTCTGGCAACTGCCCTTCACTAAGTGATCTCACTCTAAGCTATTGCACATTCATCACTGATATGGGTCTTCGTTACTTGGCTTCTTGCTCCAAGCTTTCAGCCTTGAAGCTGAACTTTACCCCAGGAATTACCGGGTGTGGCATACTGTCCCTTGTTGTAGGCTGCAGAAACCTCACCGTTCTCCATCTTATCCGCTGCCTGAATGTTACCAGTGTGGAGTGGTTGGAATATCTTGGCAAGCTTAAAACACTTGAAGATCTATCTATTAAAAATTGTAGAGCAATTGGGGAGGGTGATTTAATAAAGTTAGGACCAAGTTGGCAAAAGCTAAAACGGCTGCAATTTGAGGTGGATGCTAATTACCGCTATATGAAAGTTTATGACCGGTTGGCTGTAGATCGATGGCAAAGGCAGTGGATCCCATGTGAAAATATGGAAGAACTGAGCTTGGTAAATTGCATCATCAGCCCTGGAAGAGGGCTGGCTTGTGTATTAGGGAAGTGCCAGAACTTGGAGAAGATTCACTTGGACATGTGTGTTGGAGTAAGAGACTCTGACATTGTAAGCTTAGCACAAAAATCTAGTAATCTCCGATCTATATCCCTCCGAGTTCCTTCTGATTTCTCATTGCCTTTATTGATGAACAATCCATTAAGATTAACTGATGAGAGTCTAAAAGCCATTGCTCAAAACTGTTTGATGCTTGAAACAGTGAGGATATCTTTCTCCGATGGAGAGTTTccttcattttcatcatttactTTAAATGGAATTCTTAGTGTGATCCAAAATTGCCCAGTCCGGGAACTTGCTCTTGATCATGTCTATTCCTTTAATGATGTTGGGATGGAAGCTCTATGCTCAGCTCAGCATCTAGAAACCTTGGAGCTTGTGAGATGCCAAGAAATAAGTGATGAGGGGCTGCAGCTTGTAAGCCAGTTTCCCTGCCTCTGTGTTTTGCGGCTGAGTAAATGTTTGGGGATTACAGATGATGGATTCAAAACTCTTGTAGGTTCGTACAAACTGGACTTATTGGCTGTTGAGGATTGTCCTCAAATTTCTGAAAGAGCTATACATGGAGCTGCTAGATCTATATCGTTCCGGCAAGACTTGTCGTGGATGTATTGA
- the LOC18612082 gene encoding chaperone protein dnaJ 16: MAQLLSPVCTDALKLHNPYLNMCKRGSWKAMAKSGASWSVMGHGGKRRGCGRVKVATGNSAYTDSLADDYYTVLGLLPDARPEEIKKAYYNCMKACHPDLSGNDPETTNFCMFINEVYGVLSDPVQRMVYDEIHGYALTAINPFMDDSAPKDHVFVDEFSCIGCKNCANVASDVFRIEEDFGRARVHSQCGNPELIEQAIESCPVDCIHRTSAAQLSLLEDEMRRVERVNVALMLSGMGSASMDVFRMACSRWEKRQAKVLEQAKIKMTRQKDSGKTDSYWSNLWGKPQEYKKSEEEVKERARTAAAAARRWREYSRRGVDKPPTSKLPEAVSNKEK, from the exons ATGGCTCAGCTACTCTCTCCTGTATGTACAGATGCTCTCAAACTCCATAACCCATATTTAAATATGTGCAAAAGAGGCTCATGGAAGGCCATGGCCAAGAGTGGGGCTTCTTGGAGCGTGATGGGTCATGGTGGTAAAAGGAGAGGTTGTGGCAGAGTCAAGGTTGCAACGGGGAATTCTGCTTACACTGATTCTCTTGCCGATGATTACTATACCGTTCTTGGTCTG CTTCCAGATGCCAGACCAGAGGAGATAAAAAAGGCCTATTATAATTGCATGAAGGCTTGTCATCCAGACTTAAGTGGCAATGATCCAGAGACTACAAATTTCTGCATGTTCATTAACGAGGTCTATGGG GTTCTCAGTGACCCTGTACAGCGCATGGTTTATGATGAAATTCATGGGTATGCATTGACTGCAATCAATCCTTTCATGGATGATTCTGCCCCAAAGGATCATGTATTTGTCGATGAGTTTAGTTGCATAG GCTGCAAAAATTGTGCCAATGTGGCCTCAGATGTGTTTCGAATTGAGGAAGACTTTGGGCGAGCCAGAGTACATAGTCAGTGTGGGAATCCTGAATTAATTGAACAAGCAATAGAAAGTTG CCCAGTTGATTGCATCCATCGGACTTCTGCAGCACAATTATCCTTGCTTGAAGATGAAATGCGCAGGGTAGAAAGAGTGAAT GTCGCATTGATGCTTTCAGGAATGGGATCTGCATCAATGGATGTATTTAGAATG GCATGTTCTAGGTGGGAAAAGAGGCAAGCAAAAGTTCTG GAACAAGCTAAAATAAAGATGACACGGCAGAAGGATTCTGGTAAAACTGACTCATACTGGAGCAACCTTTGGGGCAAGCCACAGGAATACAAGAAATCAG AGGAGGAAGTGAAGGAGAGAGCGAGGACGGCTGCAGCAGCAGCACGAAGATGGAGGGAATATTCAAGGAGGGGTGTTGATAAGCCTCCCACTTCTAAGCTTCCAGAGGCAGtctcaaataaagaaaaatga